The genome window TGCCCTCGTTCTCCACAAGAAAGATGGTGCCCGTATCCGCGGTGATGAAGTTCGCACCGGAGAAACCGACGTCGGCTTTGAAATACTTGTCACGTAAGAACTCTCTTGCGAACATGGCAAGCTTCTCCGGATCGGCAGGCAGTTCGCGGCCTGCGACCTCGGAGAATATCTTGGCGGTGCGTTCGCGGGGAACGTGTACTGCCGGGGCAAGGATGTGCATGGGGCGCTCGCCCAGAAGCTGCACGATGAACTCGCCCAGATCGGTCTCATATACCGTGTTGCCGTAATCGGCCATCACGTGGTTGAACTCGAGCTCCTCGGAGGTGATGGACTTTGCCTTGACGATCATCTTGCCGGTGCCGATTATGTCTTTAAGAATCTCGTTTGCCCGCTGTGCGTCCTCTGCGAAGTATGTGTGGGCATGGTTCTTTTCTAATGCTTCGCGTGCTTTGGCAACGTAGCCTTCCAGATCGTCAATCACCCTGTCCTTTATCTCCTGGAAGCGCTCGCGTTTTTCGACCACCTCAGGGAAAGCGGCCAGGGCCTTGTCACGGTTGGAGCGGAATGCTTTGACCGCACGCTCCAGCGCGGTCTTTAAGAACTTGTCCTTGAGCGCCTTGTAGATTGTTCTTTTGTAGGCATTGAATTCCTTACTGGCATCCATCTCAATCCTCCATCTGTTCGGCTAGAAACATGGGTAGGTCGAAAACGTTTAGTTCCTTATCTTCGATTTCAGCAGCGCCGTCTGCGAGGTTCAACGTGCAGAAGGGACACGAGGTGACTATGGTGTCAACCCCTTTAGGCAGGACGTCGTCTTTAATCTTTCTGGTTGCCGCGGCCACCGCCAATTTAGGGAGGGATGCACGCAGCAGACCACCTCCCCCGCAGCAGGTGCCAAGCACTCTATTACGGTCCGCCTCGATCACCTGTACGCAGGCCTCCAGCACTCGTCGGGGTTCATCATACAGGCCCGGTCCCCTCCTGCCGATACCGCAGGGATCGTGGTAAAGAATTCTTACATCTTTGCGGTTTTTGAGCTTTATCTGACCTTTTCTCAAAAGCTCGTCCGCAAACTCCACGAAGTGCACTATCTTAAATGGCAGCTTGATTCCGAACTCTTCAGGGTATTCATTCTTAAACATCATGTAACAGTGTGGGCACGAGGTGACCATTTTCGTTATCCCGGTTGAGATGAGTTTATCGGCAACCTTCTTTACGTACTCCGCTGCCTCGTCGTGGTATCCTGCGAGCGTCAACGGAACGCCGCAGCACAGGTCTTTACCTAACGGAACGTATTCGATCTTAGCTTTGGAAAGAAAATTCTCCAATCCCTTAAGCAAGTGCGGGGCCCCGGCCGTGGTGCAGCCAAAGAAGA of candidate division TA06 bacterium B3_TA06 contains these proteins:
- a CDS encoding lactate utilization protein C, producing MDASKEFNAYKRTIYKALKDKFLKTALERAVKAFRSNRDKALAAFPEVVEKRERFQEIKDRVIDDLEGYVAKAREALEKNHAHTYFAEDAQRANEILKDIIGTGKMIVKAKSITSEELEFNHVMADYGNTVYETDLGEFIVQLLGERPMHILAPAVHVPRERTAKIFSEVAGRELPADPEKLAMFAREFLRDKYFKADVGFSGANFITADTGTIFLVENEGNIRFATNAPEVHVAVIGVEKLMPTLADAMLGLEVLMRYAGYLVTAYVSMISGPAKTGDIEKVVVYGAHGPKELHVIFLDNGRIKAATDPVYRDMLRCLRCGACMYECAIYPLVSGHWGYRYMGGIGVPWTALISGGLEKAAPLAYSCALCGRCKEICPAGIDSAKLIERLRDDMKKEGLVPAFIREMAEMVLETGTPYPKED